One Candidatus Margulisiibacteriota bacterium genomic region harbors:
- a CDS encoding YbhB/YbcL family Raf kinase inhibitor-like protein — protein MDIEFISTAFENGELIPRKYTCDGDDASPPLVWSALPESTRKLAILCEDIDDPDGPKTHWIIFDLPVSLRGLRDGIPQQQFLEDGVSQGVNDFHRVGYTGPCSSKTVHRYQFTLYALDAELSMEEYTATKDLLLKEMKGHILDQGQLVGLY, from the coding sequence ATGGATATTGAATTTATCAGTACTGCTTTTGAGAATGGCGAATTAATCCCTCGCAAGTATACCTGTGACGGAGATGACGCTTCTCCTCCTCTTGTATGGTCCGCACTCCCGGAGAGTACGAGAAAGCTTGCTATCCTGTGTGAGGATATCGATGATCCTGACGGGCCGAAAACTCACTGGATTATTTTTGATCTTCCTGTGAGCCTGAGAGGTTTGAGAGATGGAATACCGCAACAGCAGTTTCTTGAAGATGGGGTAAGTCAGGGAGTTAATGATTTCCATAGAGTCGGCTATACCGGCCCTTGTTCCTCCAAAACCGTTCATCGGTACCAGTTCACACTTTATGCCCTTGATGCTGAATTAAGTATGGAAGAATACACTGCAACCAAAGATCTTCTGTTAAAGGAAATGAAAGGTCATATCTTAGACCAGGGACAGCTTGTCGGTTTGTACTGA